In Thermosynechococcus sichuanensis E542, a single genomic region encodes these proteins:
- a CDS encoding cofactor assembly of complex C subunit B, translating into MNDQVLRYLPLATGVLGGTLLLINRLLTPLLTPSQARADVVGVILAAVLILTTLIWQRVQPRPAEAVILEGEEGFELAADLEPTLKTELAWLSYTLLTNTPTKSIVIWRRDRPLLRRGILGPKPMTGTGAIVQRALQTQRPIYLVNLALYPGRIEFDYLPPNTQGVICQPVDEQTVMILGTNAPRSYTKQDEQWVAALAAKFAQVLAEQYNKA; encoded by the coding sequence ATGAATGACCAAGTTCTACGCTATTTACCCTTGGCAACGGGGGTTCTAGGGGGTACCCTTCTCCTCATCAATCGCCTCTTAACCCCCCTGCTGACCCCTTCCCAAGCACGCGCCGATGTTGTCGGGGTGATCCTAGCAGCAGTCTTGATTTTAACGACGTTGATTTGGCAGCGGGTGCAGCCCCGTCCCGCGGAAGCGGTGATCCTTGAAGGGGAAGAGGGCTTTGAACTGGCCGCTGATCTGGAGCCTACCCTGAAAACAGAACTGGCCTGGCTTTCCTATACATTGCTGACGAATACGCCCACAAAGTCCATTGTGATTTGGCGGCGGGATCGCCCCCTCTTGCGGCGCGGTATTCTTGGACCTAAACCAATGACGGGCACGGGTGCCATTGTGCAGCGAGCACTGCAAACCCAACGCCCCATCTATTTAGTGAATTTGGCGCTTTACCCCGGTCGCATTGAATTTGATTATTTGCCCCCCAATACCCAAGGGGTGATCTGCCAACCCGTGGATGAGCAAACGGTGATGATTCTGGGCACCAATGCTCCCCGCAGCTATACCAAGCAGGATGAACAGTGGGTGGCTGCCCTTGCCGCCAAGTTCGCCCAGGTGCTGGCAGAACAGTACAATAAAGCCTAG
- the hemF gene encoding oxygen-dependent coproporphyrinogen oxidase: MTAATSATTAVPSDSRQRVATFLKDLQDQICQALEVADGGAQFQEDSWQRPEGGGGRSRVMKNGQLLEQGGVNFSEVWGEQLPPSILAQRPEAAGHGFYATGTSMVLHPRNPYVPTVHLNYRYFEAGPVWWFGGGADLTPYYPFAEDAKHFHQVHKAACDRHHSEYYPVFKRWCDEYFYLKHRGETRGVGGIFFDYQDSSDRELYRGPDPNGEAARYSQKVGSVGNRSWEDLFAFIQSCGQAFLEAYLPIVERRRHLEYGDRERQFQLYRRGRYVEFNLVYDRGTIFGLQTNGRTESILMSLPPLVRWEYGYTPEPNSREAELYTTFLQPQDWVNWPL; this comes from the coding sequence ATGACTGCTGCAACTTCTGCGACTACTGCTGTGCCGAGTGACTCACGTCAACGGGTGGCTACGTTTCTCAAGGACTTACAGGATCAGATTTGTCAGGCCTTAGAGGTGGCCGATGGCGGTGCCCAGTTTCAAGAGGACAGTTGGCAACGTCCCGAAGGGGGCGGCGGGCGCTCGCGGGTGATGAAAAATGGCCAGCTTCTGGAGCAGGGGGGCGTTAATTTCTCGGAGGTGTGGGGGGAGCAGTTGCCGCCCTCAATCTTGGCGCAGCGGCCAGAGGCCGCAGGTCATGGCTTCTATGCCACGGGGACTTCAATGGTGCTCCATCCCCGCAATCCCTATGTGCCAACGGTGCATTTGAACTACCGCTACTTTGAAGCTGGGCCGGTGTGGTGGTTTGGCGGTGGGGCGGATTTGACCCCCTACTACCCCTTTGCTGAGGATGCTAAACACTTCCATCAGGTGCATAAGGCTGCCTGCGATCGCCACCACAGCGAGTACTATCCCGTGTTCAAGCGCTGGTGTGATGAGTACTTCTACCTCAAGCATCGCGGCGAAACCCGAGGTGTGGGGGGCATTTTCTTTGATTATCAAGACAGCAGCGATCGCGAACTGTACCGCGGCCCTGATCCCAATGGCGAAGCGGCTCGCTATAGCCAAAAGGTGGGTTCGGTGGGCAACCGCTCCTGGGAAGACCTGTTTGCCTTTATTCAAAGCTGTGGCCAAGCGTTTCTTGAGGCCTACCTACCGATTGTGGAACGGCGGCGGCACCTCGAGTATGGCGATCGCGAGCGGCAATTTCAGCTCTATCGGCGCGGGCGCTATGTGGAATTTAACCTTGTCTATGACCGAGGCACGATCTTCGGCCTACAAACCAATGGCCGCACCGAGTCCATTTTGATGTCCTTGCCCCCCCTTGTCCGCTGGGAATATGGCTATACGCCGGAACCCAACAGCCGCGAAGCGGAACTGTACACCACATTTTTGCAGCCCCAAGACTGGGTCAATTGGCCCCTCTAA
- a CDS encoding cytochrome c biogenesis protein, with translation MNAPVFRRVLALLGDLRLAILLLLVIAIASIAGTVIEQGQSLSFYQTNYPEDPALFGFLSWRVLLALGLDHVYRTPWYLTLLVLFGASLIACTFSRQVPALTTAQRWQYYQEPRQFTKLALSTTIPQGSLKELATALSAKGYRVWQTDNQLYARKGMVGRIGPIVVHASMILILLGGILGALTGFMAQELIPSGETFHLQHIIQAGPLARIPQHWSVKVNRFWIDYTDAGDIDQFYSDLSVLDAEGQEVKRGTIHVNQPLKYGGVTLYQADWSIAAIRFRLNNSPVLQLPMAQLDTEGKGRLWGTWLPTKPDLSEGISLIARDLQGTVLIYSPKGEFLTSLRTGMSTEINGVTLTLVELVGSTGLQIKADPGIPLFYAGFALLMAGVIMSYVSHSQVWGLQEKDLLYVGGRTNRAQLAFEQELVAIARELASQSQTAEVQA, from the coding sequence ATGAATGCCCCTGTGTTTCGCCGTGTTCTTGCTCTCCTTGGCGATCTGCGCCTCGCTATTCTCCTGTTGTTGGTGATCGCGATCGCCAGTATTGCTGGCACCGTGATTGAGCAGGGGCAATCCCTCAGCTTCTATCAAACCAATTATCCCGAAGACCCCGCCCTGTTTGGTTTTCTCAGTTGGCGGGTACTGCTGGCACTGGGGTTGGATCATGTGTACCGCACCCCTTGGTATCTCACGCTGTTGGTGCTCTTTGGCGCCAGTTTGATTGCCTGTACCTTCAGTCGGCAGGTGCCTGCCCTTACCACCGCCCAACGCTGGCAGTACTACCAAGAACCACGTCAATTCACCAAGCTTGCCCTCAGCACCACGATTCCCCAAGGCTCCCTCAAGGAACTGGCCACTGCCCTGAGTGCAAAGGGCTACCGCGTCTGGCAAACCGATAACCAACTCTATGCCCGCAAAGGCATGGTGGGTCGCATTGGCCCGATTGTGGTTCATGCCAGTATGATTCTGATTTTGCTGGGGGGGATTTTGGGGGCGCTGACGGGCTTTATGGCACAGGAACTCATTCCCAGTGGTGAAACCTTTCATCTGCAGCACATTATTCAGGCAGGTCCACTGGCACGCATCCCCCAGCACTGGTCGGTCAAGGTGAACCGCTTTTGGATTGACTACACGGATGCCGGTGACATTGACCAGTTCTACTCGGATCTCTCGGTACTGGATGCTGAGGGTCAGGAGGTGAAGCGGGGCACAATCCATGTCAACCAGCCCCTAAAGTATGGCGGAGTCACCCTCTATCAGGCGGACTGGAGTATTGCCGCCATTCGCTTTCGCCTCAACAACAGTCCGGTGCTGCAATTGCCAATGGCTCAACTCGACACGGAAGGGAAAGGTCGTCTCTGGGGCACATGGCTACCCACGAAGCCCGATCTCTCGGAGGGAATTTCCCTGATTGCGCGGGATCTGCAAGGCACCGTGCTCATCTACAGCCCCAAAGGAGAATTTCTCACCAGCTTGCGCACAGGCATGAGTACCGAGATTAACGGTGTGACGCTGACCTTGGTCGAACTGGTGGGTAGCACAGGGCTGCAAATTAAAGCGGATCCGGGGATTCCGCTGTTTTATGCGGGTTTTGCCCTGTTGATGGCCGGCGTGATCATGAGCTATGTTTCCCACTCCCAGGTGTGGGGGCTTCAGGAAAAGGATCTCCTCTACGTCGGTGGACGCACGAATCGGGCACAGTTGGCCTTTGAGCAGGAATTGGTGGCGATCGCCCGCGAATTGGCATCCCAAAGTCAAACCGCAGAAGTCCAAGCCTAG
- a CDS encoding heavy-metal-associated domain-containing protein, giving the protein MLLKLRVPDMACAACRDAIIQAIQAVDTSATVTANLETKELEIDTQAPEADIRRAIHQAGYTPS; this is encoded by the coding sequence ATGCTTCTCAAGCTGCGCGTGCCCGACATGGCCTGTGCTGCCTGTCGTGATGCCATTATTCAAGCTATCCAAGCCGTTGACACCAGTGCCACTGTTACCGCCAATCTCGAAACCAAGGAGCTGGAAATTGACACCCAAGCGCCAGAGGCAGACATCCGCAGGGCAATTCATCAAGCCGGTTATACGCCCTCATGA
- a CDS encoding heavy metal translocating P-type ATPase, protein MITHLTFKVQGMRCAACANVVETALRSLAGVVDCEIHFAAAQARVTYDPQQVTWSDLQGAIAKAGYQAERLPEEGLVTDTAAAEFAYRAELRALKRRLLFAGGATLLLLLGNLPMMTGWPLPWIPAWLHHPWVQLLLTAPIQFWSGESFYAGAWRALRYRTATMDTLVALGTSVAFFSSLFVTLFPQAFQTHTPEVYYEVSAVVITLILLGRFLESRAKRETAAALRKLLALQPKTARVIRHGEAVEVPLTEVQVGDLLLVRPGEKIPVDGEIVAGASTVDESMVTGESLPVEKHEGDEVIGATLNQTGSLQIRATRVGQQTFLAQMIRLVQQAQASKAPIQKLADRITAWFVPTVLAIALLTGLLWLTVGRNPTLALLTTIGVLIIACPCALGLATPTSIMVGTGKAAEYGILIKDARSLQLAHRLQTLVLDKTGTLTQGQPSVTEVYTQENPTTLLRLAVSVEWHSEHPLAAAVVEYAQGQGVSPQTVRDFVATIGQGVQGMVEDQWVLIGTPAFLEAHKIDTAPWQPQAQRLAQGGKTVLWMAVEGKVRGLMAIADTLKPEAPAVVAALKSMGLEVILLTGDHAVTAAAIAQQVGIDHYIASVRPDQKAAIIAELQRQGKRVAMVGDGINDAPALAQADVGIALGSGTDVAIASSDITLISGHLQGIVTALQLSRATIQNIRQNLFFAFIYNVAGIPIAAGILYPFSGWLLNPMVAGAAMTFSSFSVVMNALRLRYFRPRLPALAR, encoded by the coding sequence ATGATCACCCACCTCACCTTCAAGGTGCAGGGGATGCGCTGTGCCGCTTGCGCCAATGTTGTTGAAACGGCTCTGCGATCGCTGGCGGGGGTGGTGGATTGTGAAATTCATTTTGCCGCTGCCCAAGCCCGCGTCACCTACGATCCACAGCAAGTCACATGGTCGGATCTGCAGGGGGCGATCGCCAAAGCCGGCTATCAGGCAGAGCGACTGCCCGAAGAGGGACTGGTGACCGACACCGCCGCCGCAGAATTTGCCTATCGGGCTGAGCTACGCGCTCTCAAACGCCGACTCCTCTTTGCCGGTGGTGCCACCCTCCTGCTCCTGCTGGGGAATCTACCCATGATGACGGGCTGGCCTCTCCCTTGGATTCCCGCGTGGCTGCACCATCCTTGGGTACAACTGCTGCTGACAGCGCCAATTCAGTTTTGGAGTGGTGAATCCTTTTACGCAGGGGCATGGCGGGCACTGCGCTATCGCACAGCAACGATGGACACCCTAGTGGCCCTAGGCACCAGTGTTGCCTTTTTCTCCTCTCTCTTTGTGACGCTTTTTCCCCAAGCCTTTCAGACCCACACACCAGAGGTCTATTACGAGGTCTCAGCGGTCGTCATTACCCTGATTCTTTTGGGACGTTTTCTCGAAAGTCGCGCCAAACGGGAAACTGCCGCTGCCCTTCGCAAACTCCTCGCCCTGCAACCGAAAACGGCACGGGTGATTCGTCACGGCGAAGCCGTGGAGGTGCCGCTCACTGAAGTGCAAGTGGGAGATCTATTGCTGGTGCGTCCCGGCGAGAAAATACCCGTGGATGGTGAGATTGTGGCCGGGGCTTCGACGGTGGATGAATCCATGGTAACCGGGGAGAGCCTTCCCGTAGAAAAACATGAGGGGGATGAAGTGATTGGGGCTACCCTCAATCAAACGGGCAGCCTGCAAATCCGTGCCACACGGGTAGGACAGCAAACTTTTCTAGCGCAAATGATTCGACTGGTACAGCAGGCCCAAGCCTCCAAAGCCCCCATTCAAAAACTGGCGGATCGGATCACGGCTTGGTTTGTACCCACAGTGCTGGCGATCGCCCTCCTCACGGGGCTGCTGTGGCTGACCGTTGGCCGCAATCCCACCCTTGCCCTATTGACGACCATTGGTGTCTTGATCATTGCCTGTCCCTGTGCCCTTGGCTTGGCGACACCCACTTCAATCATGGTGGGCACGGGCAAAGCAGCGGAGTATGGCATTTTGATTAAAGATGCCCGCAGTCTTCAACTGGCCCATCGTCTTCAAACCCTTGTCCTTGACAAAACTGGAACCCTGACTCAAGGCCAGCCCAGCGTCACAGAGGTTTATACGCAGGAGAACCCCACAACCCTTTTGCGCCTTGCGGTCAGTGTGGAATGGCACTCTGAGCATCCCCTTGCTGCCGCTGTGGTGGAGTATGCCCAAGGGCAGGGGGTATCGCCGCAAACTGTTCGCGATTTTGTGGCCACCATTGGCCAAGGGGTACAAGGCATGGTTGAGGATCAATGGGTGCTTATTGGTACTCCCGCCTTTCTGGAAGCCCATAAGATTGACACCGCCCCTTGGCAGCCCCAAGCCCAGCGCCTTGCCCAAGGGGGAAAAACCGTCCTTTGGATGGCTGTGGAGGGGAAAGTGAGGGGTCTTATGGCCATTGCCGATACCCTCAAGCCCGAAGCCCCAGCGGTCGTGGCTGCCCTCAAGTCCATGGGATTAGAGGTGATTCTGCTAACAGGAGATCATGCCGTAACGGCTGCGGCCATTGCTCAGCAAGTGGGCATTGATCATTACATTGCCAGTGTGCGTCCCGATCAAAAGGCGGCAATCATTGCTGAACTGCAACGTCAAGGCAAGCGCGTGGCCATGGTGGGCGATGGCATTAACGATGCCCCGGCTCTGGCGCAAGCCGATGTGGGGATTGCCCTGGGCAGCGGTACCGATGTGGCGATCGCCAGCAGTGACATCACACTCATTAGCGGTCATCTTCAGGGCATTGTCACTGCCCTCCAACTGAGTCGCGCCACGATCCAAAATATTCGTCAGAATCTTTTTTTCGCCTTCATCTACAATGTAGCCGGCATTCCCATTGCCGCTGGTATCCTTTACCCCTTTAGCGGCTGGCTCCTCAATCCCATGGTGGCCGGTGCCGCAATGACCTTTAGTTCCTTCTCCGTGGTGATGAATGCCCTGCGGCTGCGCTATTTCCGACCCCGACTGCCGGCCCTCGCTAGGTAA
- a CDS encoding prepilin-type N-terminal cleavage/methylation domain-containing protein: MPQSIIRLKLLFALNEQLERRRQLNHDSGLSLPEVLAVIVIIGVIALIALPSLLNQKHKAQLASAKATVGAVNRAQEAYRVRHKIFATKLSLLKIYDTSGGGYKIDGYEPLFLIYDQIKDQTTNAVLYGGGNPWYVSVHAQAIDPAGRGVSGCVWAKPGDFGVTTASVKEGTTADPPGDCWAGVPQGSGEPVKFYLIKTTE; the protein is encoded by the coding sequence ATGCCCCAATCCATCATTCGCCTGAAATTGCTCTTTGCCCTCAATGAACAACTAGAGCGGCGCCGCCAACTGAATCACGATAGCGGGCTATCATTACCAGAGGTGCTGGCAGTCATTGTCATTATCGGAGTGATCGCTCTCATTGCTTTGCCCTCACTCCTCAATCAAAAGCACAAAGCACAATTGGCCAGTGCTAAGGCCACAGTGGGTGCCGTTAACCGTGCCCAAGAGGCCTACCGTGTGCGCCATAAGATTTTCGCGACTAAGCTATCTTTACTGAAAATCTATGACACCAGTGGTGGCGGTTATAAAATCGACGGCTACGAGCCCCTTTTCCTCATCTATGACCAAATTAAGGATCAAACAACCAATGCAGTTCTCTATGGGGGGGGTAATCCGTGGTATGTATCCGTTCATGCTCAGGCTATTGATCCAGCCGGTAGGGGCGTCTCTGGCTGTGTCTGGGCAAAACCTGGTGATTTTGGTGTAACTACAGCTTCTGTGAAGGAAGGGACGACGGCTGACCCTCCCGGTGACTGCTGGGCTGGAGTACCTCAAGGTTCTGGTGAGCCAGTGAAGTTTTACTTGATTAAGACAACAGAATAA
- a CDS encoding prepilin-type N-terminal cleavage/methylation domain-containing protein — protein sequence MQMSRQSTRGYSFVEVLVVIVLIGVVIGIGTMSIFPLLQRQRVRAATNNARNALRLAQAAAKKENLPWVVAFRNTDTGVQWTMNRTTTPRHQWTWQPLIEDDEQVVMVMWGTDFNSPVTNPSGQILECWQDAARDSNQCELAFDHQGRVITPVTPRRISFSIYAYENDYLRCVRLSTVLGAMRTEEGDVCKQYME from the coding sequence ATGCAAATGTCACGACAGTCAACGCGGGGGTATAGCTTTGTTGAGGTCTTGGTTGTCATTGTCCTGATTGGGGTGGTCATTGGCATTGGCACAATGAGCATTTTCCCTCTGTTGCAACGTCAACGGGTGCGGGCGGCAACGAATAATGCCCGGAATGCTTTGCGCCTTGCCCAAGCCGCCGCCAAAAAGGAAAACTTGCCTTGGGTGGTGGCCTTTCGCAATACGGATACGGGTGTGCAGTGGACGATGAACCGCACCACTACCCCTCGCCATCAATGGACGTGGCAACCCCTAATTGAAGATGACGAGCAAGTGGTAATGGTCATGTGGGGGACGGACTTTAATAGTCCTGTTACGAATCCTAGCGGACAAATACTGGAGTGCTGGCAAGATGCGGCACGGGACAGCAATCAATGTGAGCTGGCTTTTGACCATCAGGGTCGGGTGATTACACCGGTTACCCCTCGGCGGATTTCCTTTAGCATCTATGCCTATGAAAATGACTATTTGCGCTGCGTGCGGCTCTCAACAGTTCTAGGTGCAATGCGCACTGAGGAGGGGGATGTCTGCAAGCAATACATGGAATAG
- a CDS encoding prepilin-type N-terminal cleavage/methylation domain-containing protein — protein MKLWRWQRPRKRQRGFTLVEILVSLVMASVIVVSLGALLIDMLQTETREASLNQLRQDLKAAMDIISTDLSQAVFVYNGNCLAGGGGECGGGTRSQALTNFLPPFPSTMQPVLAMWILEPVPYDQNQLGYDTYTIPANCNNAWPESLRPDCIALQNARRAHTLVVYYLDTTPSSLWQGRARLRRYALRKYRVLTNTYLELNQGYVEPSGFTNFAQWPINVNTNASMQGARPEANMARAVVVTDFIDLNWDNESALIPCQGAVATPFTSAYVRTPLASSGVPNSFYACVQSRGASFNNATFVYLRGNPQGMPGIRPQDEATRPVITTTVLSRSVQRKVPNF, from the coding sequence ATGAAGCTCTGGCGGTGGCAGCGGCCACGGAAACGGCAAAGAGGCTTTACCCTTGTGGAAATTTTGGTGTCCTTGGTGATGGCCTCAGTGATTGTGGTTTCCTTAGGCGCACTCCTGATTGATATGCTCCAAACGGAGACCCGCGAGGCATCCTTAAACCAGTTGCGCCAAGACCTCAAGGCGGCAATGGATATCATCAGCACTGATCTATCGCAGGCGGTCTTTGTCTATAACGGTAACTGCTTGGCTGGTGGCGGAGGTGAGTGTGGTGGGGGTACTCGCAGTCAAGCTTTGACAAACTTTTTACCACCCTTCCCCAGCACCATGCAGCCTGTGTTGGCAATGTGGATTCTCGAGCCAGTGCCCTACGACCAAAATCAACTGGGCTATGACACCTACACAATCCCCGCAAACTGCAACAATGCTTGGCCAGAAAGTCTGCGACCGGATTGCATCGCCCTGCAAAATGCGCGCCGTGCCCACACGTTAGTGGTCTATTACCTCGATACGACTCCTAGCTCCCTCTGGCAAGGCCGTGCTCGTCTGCGCCGCTATGCCCTGCGCAAATATCGTGTCTTGACCAACACTTACCTTGAACTCAACCAAGGTTATGTTGAGCCAAGCGGCTTTACCAACTTTGCCCAGTGGCCGATAAACGTTAACACAAATGCGAGTATGCAAGGTGCTCGACCCGAAGCCAATATGGCACGGGCAGTGGTGGTTACGGACTTTATTGACCTGAATTGGGATAATGAGAGTGCCCTCATTCCTTGCCAAGGAGCTGTGGCAACGCCCTTTACCTCGGCCTATGTGCGAACCCCCTTAGCGAGTAGTGGTGTGCCCAATAGCTTCTATGCCTGTGTGCAGTCACGCGGGGCAAGCTTTAACAACGCGACGTTTGTTTACCTGCGGGGCAATCCCCAAGGAATGCCGGGTATTCGCCCCCAAGATGAGGCCACTCGACCAGTGATCACAACCACAGTGCTGAGTCGTTCTGTACAGCGCAAAGTCCCCAACTTCTAG
- a CDS encoding type IV pilus modification PilV family protein, with the protein MNPRFDRQHHPNHGLTLVECLIAILVVNLGVAMLAAPLLMVAATRLRNDRINQATELARAEVDRLRVMMEQGVEIRTTTLNVLPPASSISATIGQADQLSAQPPPNSLVDCSGALGLPTSATQACRRRLNNTEFAVQVYRGQLSVNSSNLVLAYPVQVRVYSAEAIPVTTSATPVTQEPAAMTSSLVGAETRPLAVLTTEIIRSDSSETLCRLTNCS; encoded by the coding sequence ATGAATCCTCGCTTTGACCGGCAGCACCACCCCAATCACGGTCTCACATTGGTTGAGTGTCTCATTGCCATCTTGGTCGTGAACTTGGGGGTAGCAATGTTGGCAGCACCCCTGCTGATGGTGGCAGCGACACGGTTGCGCAATGACCGCATTAACCAGGCTACGGAGCTAGCGCGGGCAGAGGTGGATCGGCTGCGGGTGATGATGGAGCAGGGGGTGGAGATTCGCACCACCACACTAAATGTCTTGCCTCCCGCCAGTTCTATTTCAGCCACCATTGGCCAAGCAGATCAGCTTTCGGCACAGCCACCTCCCAATAGCCTTGTGGATTGCTCTGGGGCTTTAGGGTTGCCAACCAGTGCGACCCAAGCCTGCCGCCGTCGCCTCAACAATACGGAGTTTGCTGTTCAGGTCTATCGTGGTCAACTGAGCGTCAACAGTTCTAACCTTGTGCTGGCTTATCCAGTACAGGTGCGCGTCTATAGTGCTGAGGCTATTCCCGTCACCACATCAGCAACGCCTGTAACCCAAGAACCAGCGGCAATGACCAGTTCGTTGGTAGGGGCAGAGACGCGACCCTTGGCGGTACTAACCACGGAAATTATTCGCAGTGACTCTTCAGAAACCCTGTGTCGGTTAACCAACTGTTCCTAA